From Nicotiana tabacum cultivar K326 chromosome 22, ASM71507v2, whole genome shotgun sequence, one genomic window encodes:
- the LOC107808851 gene encoding uncharacterized protein LOC107808851 gives MDDDIKYCRVLDAVTKDARELPVVELLEYMRTFIEHWTNEKLLNAKGTFTYIGKKYNKELEDNKTLSQKMRVRASTDYIHTMIDGVKRFIVCLQNKRCSCGQFQLDELPCPHDLAALRHRNKSYENYCSPYYTRESFLQTYEIPVDPLPDESKWNVPQHIAEEVVMPPTGKLQPARPQKQRYKPYDEANTKKYKLFCSNTEFIYYFSAFPNNTAKIE, from the exons ATGGACGATGATATCAAATATTGCAGAGTCCTTGATGCGGTAACCAAAGATGCAAGAGAGCTGCCCGTAGTAGAACTATTAGAGTACATGAGGACTTTTATTGAACATTGGACTAATGAAAAGTTATTGAATGCAAAGGGAACGTTCACATACATTGgaaaaaaatacaacaaagagttgGAGGACAACAAGACATTATCGCAGAAGATGAGA gtgagggcttcaacaGATTACATCCATACTATGATAGATGGTGTGAAGCGCTTCATTGTTTGTCTTCAAAACAAGAGATGTAGTTGTGGACAATTCCAGCTTGATGAACTTCCATGTCCACATGATTTGGCGGCTTTGAGGCACAGGAACAAGTCTTATGAAAACTATTGTTCTCCTTATTACACGAGGGAGAGCTTTCTGCAGACTTATGAAATACCAGTAGATCCGCTGCCTGATGAAAGCAAATGGAATGTGCCACAACATATAGCTGAGGAAGTTGTAATGCCACCTACTGGGAAACTCCAGCCAGCGAGACCTCAAAAACAGAGATACAAACCATATGATGAAGCAAATACAAAGAAGTACAAG TTGTTTTGTTCAAATACCGAGTTTATTTATTACTTTTCAGCCTTTCCTAACAATACTGCTAAAATTGAATAG